The genomic region TACGGGTTGTCCATGTCTGCGGTGGATGAACTGCATCAGGCTGGAGCCCGCTATGTTGTTACGGTGGACACTGGCATTACCGCTAACGCCGAAATTGCCCACGCCAAGGAACTTGGCATGGCGGTTATGGTTATCGACCATCACCAGCCTTCTGGCGAAGGCTTGCCTTGCTGCGACGTTCTGCTGGATCCGCACCAGGAAGGAGATTCTTATCCCAATTCCGAATTGTGTGGTGTAGGCGTTTCCTACAAGTTCCTATGCGCTCTTTATTCCCGACTTGGAATGGCTGCACCGGAAAAGTTCCTGGACCTTGTGGCCTTGGGCACTTTGGCTGACCTTGTGCAGATGACTCCGGAGAACAGAGCCTTCACAAAGATTGGCTTGCGCGCCCTGCAGCATAGTTGCTGGCCTGGCTTGCAGGAAATGTATTCTGCCTTGATGAAGCCTCACAGCACTGTGGGCGGCATCGATGTGATGTACAAGATCGCCCCGTTGCTCAATGCTCCCGGCCGTATGGAAAGTCCGGACCCGGCATTGAAACTTTTGTTGAGCCCCAACCGTGCCCAGGCAAATGCTCTGCTTGCAGAACTTAAGGACTGGAATGCCCGTCGTAAGCAGAAGGAAGCTGAAATTACAGACATGGCCATGGAACAGGTGAAACTTGTCTATGGTGAAAATATTCCGAAGGTCATTGTGGTGGCCGGCGAGAAGTGGCATGTGGGTGTCATTGGTATTGTGGCTGCTAAGCTTGCCCAGGAATATCATCGTCCTGCTGCAGTGCTTTCTGTTTGTGATGGCATGGCTCACGCCAGTGCCCGTGCTGTGCCTGGTTTTAACTGGCACAAGGCTCTGTTCGAATCAAGAGATTTATTCGACCGTTGGGGAGGCCATGCAAACGCCGCAGGCTTCTCCCTC from Fibrobacter sp. harbors:
- the recJ gene encoding single-stranded-DNA-specific exonuclease RecJ → MDLCSTDEHLASALAHGLRIPHLVARFLVSRGIRTQSEAHHMLCGSVDDIHDPFLMLGMEDAVRWFLDVRDKGEKVFIFGDYDLDGMTAVTLMTKACEDLGIPSDWRLPNRFGDGYGLSMSAVDELHQAGARYVVTVDTGITANAEIAHAKELGMAVMVIDHHQPSGEGLPCCDVLLDPHQEGDSYPNSELCGVGVSYKFLCALYSRLGMAAPEKFLDLVALGTLADLVQMTPENRAFTKIGLRALQHSCWPGLQEMYSALMKPHSTVGGIDVMYKIAPLLNAPGRMESPDPALKLLLSPNRAQANALLAELKDWNARRKQKEAEITDMAMEQVKLVYGENIPKVIVVAGEKWHVGVIGIVAAKLAQEYHRPAAVLSVCDGMAHASARAVPGFNWHKALFESRDLFDRWGGHANAAGFSLAADKVDELRNRLEESAICQGYTGEEEIVTEQYPFDIQVALHELVVESDQYMPVGNRASGAPAPQLISVLDFFDQLEPFGGNFPYPTFRAENIRVHRLREIRGGHLQMDISQAGSRVFPAIAFGLRKSKALLGKSKSVSVVFEPTWNYFNDKKSLQLCIKAIE